A stretch of Borrelia turcica IST7 DNA encodes these proteins:
- the rplC gene encoding 50S ribosomal protein L3, translating to MLGLIGKKVGMTQIFQEDGVVVPVTVIEFESNYVIGKKTVERDGYDALIMGSVDLKNFKVLKPVRGQYKKLENIGPKKYVIEFRGLKGYDAGDEIKLDVFKEIKYVDITGTTKGKGFQGAMKRHNFSGGPSSHGSKFHRHLGGTGQATTPARTFKGTKMAGRMGGDQQTIQNLEVILIDEEKRAILVKGAVPGFKGSFVIVKKARKVGV from the coding sequence ATGTTGGGATTGATTGGAAAAAAGGTGGGTATGACTCAAATATTTCAAGAAGATGGAGTTGTAGTGCCTGTTACGGTGATAGAATTTGAATCCAATTATGTTATAGGGAAAAAAACAGTAGAGAGAGATGGGTATGATGCTCTTATAATGGGTTCTGTTGATCTTAAAAATTTTAAGGTTTTAAAGCCCGTAAGAGGTCAGTATAAAAAGTTGGAAAATATTGGACCTAAGAAGTATGTTATAGAATTTAGAGGTCTTAAGGGTTATGATGCTGGCGATGAAATTAAACTTGATGTTTTTAAAGAAATTAAGTATGTGGATATTACTGGTACTACTAAGGGTAAGGGTTTCCAGGGAGCTATGAAGAGACATAACTTTAGTGGAGGTCCTTCTTCTCATGGATCTAAGTTTCATAGACATCTTGGTGGTACAGGTCAAGCTACTACACCTGCTAGAACTTTTAAGGGAACTAAAATGGCTGGCAGAATGGGTGGAGATCAACAGACTATTCAAAATCTTGAAGTTATTTTGATTGATGAGGAGAAAAGAGCCATTTTAGTAAAGGGAGCTG